A stretch of DNA from Brevibacterium sp. CBA3109:
TAGAGCAGCTTGTCCATCCAGTCCATTCAGTACTCCTCGTTACAACGATTCTTCACGATCGTTAATTTTGCCATTGTTCGCAGGTCTTCGCGACACAGAACTCTTGGTCCTGTTCTCGCACGTGCTGGAGGCGGCAGCCTCCGAGCTCTTCGTGATGCACAGATGCGCCGAACTTCTGTTGCACACGGGGCAAGTGTTGTCAGCGGCCCTCTTCGTCATGTATCGAAACTGAGCGAGTCTGGCGGGCTGAACCGGGAACGTGGTCCACCCCACCATGGGAAAAGGGATTGCATCGCAGTATTCGCCACCCAGTTAACACCATTCCCTTGAGAATTCCGTGTATCTCGAAAGCCTCCAGGCCGTACATGGAGCAACTGGGATAGTACCGACAGACCTGTCCATACAGTGGGGACACCGTGACTCGATAGGCTCTGATGAACCACACGAACGGCATGCGCGGTCCGATTCGGATCACCCACCAGACTGTGGGCCAGAAGCCGGCTGGTCTGCGAGGCACCTCCGAGGGGTGTTTCAGATCATGTTCGGCGTCCACGGCTCTCTAGCTTCTTCTGCGCCTTGTCCAT
This window harbors:
- the yidD gene encoding membrane protein insertion efficiency factor YidD, with protein sequence MPFVWFIRAYRVTVSPLYGQVCRYYPSCSMYGLEAFEIHGILKGMVLTGWRILRCNPFSHGGVDHVPGSARQTRSVSIHDEEGR